A part of Cardiocondyla obscurior isolate alpha-2009 linkage group LG23, Cobs3.1, whole genome shotgun sequence genomic DNA contains:
- the Chp gene encoding chaoptin — protein sequence MHNLNDLQKLFTLVKVAYTMLIITLLLMMWASVAQMHELPVQYPPCFFNPLCTCSKAIPDLGIVACYNVPMPRIPQPINSSKVFMLQLENNGLRFLQPQYLMNTGLYKLQIKHNPLADIPEEAFLGLERSLWELDLSYNQLVSVPSKSFRHLQKLRLLELTGNKIARIMPENWRGLENSLQTLRLGRNAIEQLPADAFVGLTYLEVLDLRENSLKEIDSSVFRDGMAHLTHLYLNDNQLTYVPYAQFSLLKRMKVLDLSYNRISKMLQTQQEPEIGGLQMSLDVLQLDYNQIEALVSGDFQHFYKVNRTYLRGNPLMIIEGGTFRDSRIRELYLSDCDLLEINSANLAGLELSLELLDVSGNNITVLPNHLFQEFDFLRTLVFRENRIDTFSPLEVFNGFQYSLYNLDFSGKRNGMISLQDLRQMRNLRFLSISRMPQTTLSANDFIEFGMDIKELRIINSNLNMIKNHAFMHVRGIKYLDFSENSISTIDDEAFSEVGHSLLTLKMSHGLSSSISEIPNRPFKSLTNLQHLDFSNNKIRSLPATSFHFLKRIKRIELQDNEIDNIPKGTFQGDIHSTLEQVNFAFNQVRNLQTHTFVDLSTLMTINLEDNVIEKIERRTFMNMNRLKYINLRGNKIRDIADEAFQNLPDLEFLDLAYNNIKEFDFTSFDQVGTLSSFKVNVSHNEISRLWVNNTIFASPPSIVGGNIQSNIKLLDLSYNNISNIAKYYFKPVEYSLTHLYLSNNRLRNITRDVFGNMPHLQWLDLRHNQLTEPDFDCFKNTKNLQVLLLSWNNIMDILPETLRPLKKLRIVDLSYNKLRTLPDNMFIDSSIESLDLSHNQFTRLPVKSMSVTSTARLVNLDMSWNMLSGIHSTDTIFRLRGLVWLDLSYNRLVRLDDGVFSDLPYLAHLDLSHNKQLILESRGRTFYGLEDTLLYLSLSNISLLSVPELPLRRLQTLYLTHNELASIPPEMSSNLTSLHYLDLSSNDLTVIPLITHTLPELKIFNLADNPITAITNTSFLGVADSLEELDIRGLTLLVFEAGALCKATKLRKLHVTAYNGIKNFNLPNILEYNHGLKHLLIDVQNDTNLEKEMRGKLPYKLYNITLTGRALKNIHSEILHGMQNPHLHFGLYNTSVTSVPREIFRNAQRVRNITLEIRDNDIRTVHNPSSGYKPGVAGERFLMKLRLAGSHLNCDCDVGWIEIWQRKHRQYHEDRCLSYDEFQNFDQDEGDEFNCWDNGWDDDLRETFCLNKNNITLSNSLKTELECGWGAASNIKLNTIIFFVFSVVLIVVY from the exons ATGCATAATCTCAACGATTTGCAGAAGCTCTTTACTTTGGTAAAGGTGGCGTACACTATGCTGATAATCACTCTGTTGCTGATGATGTGGGCGTCTGTAGCGCAAATGCATGAGCTACCGGTCCAGTATCCGCCGTGTTTCTTTAATCCACTCTGCACCTGCTCAAAAGCTATACCGGATCTTGGCATAGTGGCGTGTTACAATGTGCCGATGCCGCGAATACCGCAACCGATTAATTCGTCCAAAGTTTTCATGCTGCAACTAGAGAACAATGGGCTGAGATTTTTGCAACCACAATATCTCATGAATACCG GTCTCTATAAACTACAGATTAAACATAATCCCTTGGCGGATATTCCAGAGGAAGCCTTTCTAGGTCTTGAAAGATCATTATGGGAGCTTGACTTGTCCTATAATCAACTTGTAAGCGTACCAAGTAAATCATTTAgacatttacaaaaattacgaCTTCTTGAACTCACAG GCAACAAAATAGCCCGCATTATGCCGGAGAACTGGCGTGGCTTGGAAAATTCTCTTCAAACCTTACGTCTTGGAAGAAATGCGATTGAGCAACTGCCAGCCGATGCCTTCGTCGGTCTCACATATTTGGAGGTTCTTGATCTTCGAGAAAATAGTCTAAAAGAGATTGATTCTTCGGTGTTCAGAGACGGAATGGCTCATTTGACGCACCTTTATTTGAATGACAATCAGCTGACATACGTGCCCTACGCCCAATTCTCTTTGTTGAAACGCATGAAGGTCCTTGATCTCAGTTATAACAGAATATCAAAAATGCTACAGACGCAACAAGAACCGGAGATTGGAGGTCTGCAGATGTCTCTGGACGTATTACAGTTGGACTATAATCAAATCGAAGCTCTAGTATCTGGTGATTTTCAACATTTCTACAAAGTCAATCGCACATATCTTAGAGGCAACCCTTTGATGATTATCGAG GGAGGCACTTTTAGAGATTCACGCATCCGTGAACTATATTTGAGCGACTGCGATCTGCTGGAGATCAATTCGGCCAACTTAGCCGGCTTAGAATTATCCCTCGAGTTGCTAGACGTATCAGGAAATAATATAACTGTACTGCCTAATCATTTGTTCCAAGAGTTCGATTTTCTCCGTACGCTCGtctttcgcgaaaatcgcATCGACACATTTTCACCAC TTGAGGTTTTTAATGGGTTTCAATATTCCTTATACAATTTGGATTTTAGCGGCAAACGAAACGGCATGATTTCTCTTCAAGACTTACGACAAATGAGAAATTTGCGTTTTCTCTCAATTTCGCGAATGCCACAAACGACCTTATCAGCAAATGATTTTATCGAATTTGGTATGGACATCAAAGAACTACGAATAATcaatagtaatttaaatatgattaaaaatcaTGCTTTTATGCACGTCCGCGGAATCAAGTATCTTGACTTTTCTGAAAATTCTATATCAACAATAGATGATGAAGCTTTCTCGGAg GTGGGCCACTCTCTGCTGACATTAAAGATGTCTCACGGTCTTTCCTCTTCAATTTCTGAAATACCAAATCGGCCATTTAAATCGTTGACTAATTTGCAGCATCTTGATTTTAGCAACAATAAAATACGATCCTTACCCGCTAcatcttttcattttttaaaaaggatTAAACGCATTGAGCTTCAGGATAACGAAATTGACAATATACCAAAGGGTACTTTCCAG GGTGACATACATTCAACGTTGGAACAAGtcaattttgcatttaatcaAGTGAGGAATCTACAAACTCATACATTTGTCGATCTGTCAACTCTAATGACAATCAACCTAGAGGATAACGTTATCGAGAAGATCGAAAGACGAACCTTTATGAATATGAACCGACTTAAGTACATTAACCTGCGTGGCAACAAGATTAGAGACATCGCCGATGAAGCCTTTCAA AATTTACCGGATCTTGAATTTCTCGATCTTgcatataacaatattaaagaatttgaTTTCACCTCGTTTGATCAAGTGGGTACATTATCGTCATTTAAAGTCAACGTTAGCCATAACGAAATTTCAAGATTGTGGGTAAATAACACAATTTTTGCATCTCCTCCATCTATAG ttggcGGTAATATACAATCAAATATCAAACTTTTGGATTTGAGCTACAATAATATCTCtaatatcgcgaaatattatttcaaaccGGTGGAATATTCGCTCACTCATCTGTATCTGTCGAACAATCGACTAAGAAACATCACTCGGGATGTCTTTGGCAATATGCCTCATTTGCAATGGCTCGACTTGAGGCATAATCAGTTGACGGAACCAGATTTTGactgttttaaaaatacaaaaaacttACAAGTGTTACTTTTATCTTGGAACAATATTATGGATATCCTACCCGAGACTCTAAgacctttaaaaaaattacgtattgTTGATTTatcttataataaattgaGAACATTACCGGACAATATGTTTATTGATTCCAGTATAGAGAGCCTTGATCTCTCACACAATCAATTTACAAGGTTGCCTGTTAAAAGCATGTCAGTGACTTCTACCGCAAGATTAGTAAATCTAGATATGTCTTGGAACATGTTGTCGGGGATTCACAGTACAGACACGATATTCAGACTCAGA gGTCTCGTCTGGTTGGATCTATCGTATAATAGACTCGTTAGATTAGATGACGGTGTATTTTCCGACTTACCGTATTTGGCTCATCTCGACTTAAGTCACAACAAGCAACTCATTTTGGAAAGCCGCGGAAGGACATTTTATGGTTTAGAAGATACCCTTTTATATCTCAGTTTGAGCAATATTTCTCTCTTGAGT GTTCCAGAGTTACCTCTGCGACGATTGCAAACTTTATATCTAACGCATAACGAGCTGGCATCGATTCCTCCAGAAATGTCATCGAATCTGACATCTCTTCATTATTTAGATTTAAGTTCAAACGATTTAACAGTAATACCATTGATCACTCACACATTGccagaattaaaaatcttcAATTTGGCAGACAATCCTATTACTGCCATTACAAATACTAGCTTTCTCGGTGTAGCTGACAGTCTTGAGGAACTCGACATACGAGGGCTCACGTTATTAGTTTTTGAg GCAGGTGCACTCTGCAAAGCTACTAAACTCCGTAAATTGCATGTCACTGCATACAATGGTATAAAGAACTTTAACCTTCCCAACATCTTGGAATATAATCATGGTTTAAAACATTTGCTTATTGAC GTTCAGAATGACACTAATCTAGAAaaggaaatgagaggaaaaTTACCTTACAAATTGTATAACATTACATTGACTGGTagagcattaaaaaatatacattcaGAAATATTGCAC ggTATGCAAAATCCCCATCTTCACTTCGGTTTGTACAATACTAGCGTTACAAGTGTGCCGCgagaaatatttagaaatgCGCAACGTGTACGCAATATAACTTTGGAGATTCGCGACAATGATATTCGAACAGTGCACAACCCATCGTCTGGTTACAAGCCTGGAGTGGCTGGCGAACGATTTCTCATGAAGCTTCGACTAGCCGGCAGTCATCTTAATTGCGACTGCGACGTTGG GTGGATAGAAATATGGCAAAGGAAACATAGACAATATCACGAAGATCGATGTCTCTCTTACGACGAGTTTCAAAATTTCGATCAAGACGAAGGCGATGAATTCAATTGTTGGGACAACGGATGGGACGATGATCTACGTGAAACGTTTTGTctgaacaaaaataatataacgttatCAAACTCGTTAAAAACAGAACTAGAGTGTGGATGGGGCGCGGCGagtaatatcaaattaaatactattattttcttcgtaTTCTCTGTTGTCTTAATTGTCGTTTATTAA